A region from the Falco rusticolus isolate bFalRus1 chromosome 4, bFalRus1.pri, whole genome shotgun sequence genome encodes:
- the CNOT10 gene encoding CCR4-NOT transcription complex subunit 10 isoform X1 has protein sequence MSGPSLTSGLKRHCREKPTRLQNKSFSDQGTEKHEGAGTSGITDQEKELSSSALQAFLAGNYDTCLQHLNTLQDINKDDYKITLNTAVAEFCKSNQTTTDNLRQTLNQLKNQVHSVVEEMDGLDDVENSMLYYNQAVILYHLRQYTEAISVGEKLYQFIEPFEEKFAQAVCFLLVDLYLLTYQAEKALHLLAVLEKMISQGNNNSKNGKNESGNNTNKDSSNQKAESGALIEVAKSKIHQYKVRAYIQMKSLKACKREIKSVMNTAGNSAPSLFLKSNFEYLRGNYRKAVKLLNSANIAEHPGFMKTGECLRCMFWNNLGCIHFAMGKHNLGIFYFKKALQENDNACAQLGTGSTDPGKKFSGRPMCTLLTNKRYELLYNCGIQLLHIGRPLAAFECLIEAVQVYHSNPRLWLRIAECCIAANKGTSEQETKGLPSKKGIVQSIVGQGYHRKIVLASQSIQNVVYNDGQSSAIPVASMEFAAICLRNALLLLPEDQQEPKQENGSKTSNQLGGNTENSESSEACSNKSHEGDKFIAAPPSSPLKKQELENLRCSILACSAYVALALGDNLMALNHADKLLQQPKLSGSLKFLGHLYAAEALISLDRISDAITHLNPENVTDVSLGISSNEQDQGSDKGENEAMESSGKQTPQCYPSSVTSARTMMLFNLGSAYCLRSEYDKARKCLHQAASLIHPKEIPPEAILLAVYLELQNGNTQLALQIIKRNQLLPSVKTLSDMRKKPVFQPVHSIQPIQMPAFTTVQRK, from the exons GATCAGGAAAAGGAATTGTCGAGCAGTGCGTTACAAGCTTTTCTG GCTGGGAACTATGATACTTGTTTACAACACCTAAATACCCTTCAAGACATAAACAAAGATGACTACAAAATAACTTTGAATACTGCTGTTGCCGAGTTCTGTAAAAGTAACCAGACTACAACAGATAATTTGAGGCAAACCCTTAACCAGCTGAAGAACCAG GTTCACTCTGTCGTTGAAGAAATGGATGGTCTAGATGACGTTGAGAATAGTATGCTGTACTACAATCAAGCTGTTATTTTGTATCATCTGCGTCAGTATACTGAGGCTATATCGGTTGGGGAGAAGTTGTACCAGTTCATAGAGCCTTTTG AAGAGAAGTTTGCCCAGGCTGTGTGCTTCTTGCTTGTAGACTTATACCTTCTAACTTACCAAGCTGAGAAAGCCTTGCATCTGCTTGCTGTTCTGGAAAAAATGATTTCACAGGGCAATAATAACAGcaagaatggaaaaaatgag TCAGgtaataatacaaataaagatTCCTCAAATCAAAAAGCTGAAAGTGGAGCTTTGATAGAAGTTGCTAAATCTAAGATACATCAG tATAAGGTGAGAGCCTATATCCAGATGAAGTCACTAAAAGCTTGCAAAAGGGAGATCAAGTCTGTTATGAATACAGCTGGGAAT tcagctccttctctctttcttaaGAGCAATTTTGAATATTTGAGGGGCAATTACCGTAAAGCGGTCAAACTTTTAAACAGTGCAAACATTGCTGAACATCCAGGCTTCATGAAAACag GTGAATGCTTAAGGTGTATGTTCTGGAATAATCTTGGCTGCATCCACTTTGCAATGGGAAAGCACAATTTAggaattttttactttaaaaaagccTTGCAAGAAAACGATAATGCATGTGCACAGCTAGGAACGGGCAGCACAGATCCAG gtaaAAAATTTTCAGGGAGACCCATGTGTACGCTACTGACTAACAAAAGGTATGAGTTGCTCTACAATTGTGGAATTCAGCTCTTGCATATTGGGAGGCCCTTAGCTGCCTTTGAATGCCTGATTGAGGCAGTCCAGGTTTATCACTCAAACCCTCGTCTTTGGCTGAGAATAGCAGAATGCTGCATTGCTGCCAATAAAGGG aCATCAGAACAAGAGACTAAAGGTCTTCCCAGCAAAAAGGGAATTGTGCAATCTATAGTAGGTCAAGGCTATCACCGTAAGATAGTCCTAGCGTCCCAGTCAATACAGAATGTTGTTTATAA TGATGGGCAGTCCTCAGCAATACCTGTAGCCAGTATGGAATTTGCAGCAATTTGTCTAAGAAATGCCTTGCTGCTACTGCCAGAAGATCAGCAGGAGccaaagcaggaaaatggaTCTAAAACTAGTAATCAGCTGgggggaaatacagaaaacagcgAAAGCAGTGAAGCATGCAG caATAAAAGTCATGAAGGGGATAAATTCATTGCAGCTCCACCTTCTTCACCTTTGAAGAAACAGGAATTAGAAAATTTAAG gtGCTCAATACTTGCGTGTAGTGCTTACGTGGCTCTGGCTTTGGGTGATAACCTTATGGCGTTGAATCATGCAGATAAACTTCTTCAGCAACCAAAGCTGTCAGGGTCTCTTAA GTTTCTTGGGCATTTGTATGCAGCGGAGGCTCTCATCTCTCTAGACAGAATATCTGATGCCATCACTCACTTGAACCCCGAGAACGTCACTGATGTTTCCCTCGGGATCTCTTCAAATGAGCAGGATCAAG ggtCTGACAAAGGAGAGAATGAGGCAATGGAATCTT ctggcAAGCAGACCCCACAGTGTTACCCCAGTTCAGTCACATCTGCACGGACAATGATGTTATTTAACCTTGGAAGTGCTTACTGTTTGAGGAGTGAATATGACAAAGCTCGAAAATGTCTTCATCAG GCTGCTTCACTGATCCACCCCAAAGAGATCCCTCCAGAGGCTATTCTGCTGGCTGTGTATCTTGAATTACAGAATG GTAACACGCAGCTGGCACTGCAGATCATCAAGAGAAACCAGCTTCTCCCTTCTGTGAAAACACTCTCCGACATGCGGAAGAAGCCTGTTTTTCAGCCAGTCCACTCAATCCAGCCCATTCAGATGCCAGCTTTCACCACTGTTCAAAGGAAGTGA
- the CNOT10 gene encoding CCR4-NOT transcription complex subunit 10 isoform X3, with the protein MAADKAADQGTEKHEGAGTSGITDQEKELSSSALQAFLAGNYDTCLQHLNTLQDINKDDYKITLNTAVAEFCKSNQTTTDNLRQTLNQLKNQVHSVVEEMDGLDDVENSMLYYNQAVILYHLRQYTEAISVGEKLYQFIEPFEEKFAQAVCFLLVDLYLLTYQAEKALHLLAVLEKMISQGNNNSKNGKNESGNNTNKDSSNQKAESGALIEVAKSKIHQYKVRAYIQMKSLKACKREIKSVMNTAGNSAPSLFLKSNFEYLRGNYRKAVKLLNSANIAEHPGFMKTGECLRCMFWNNLGCIHFAMGKHNLGIFYFKKALQENDNACAQLGTGSTDPGKKFSGRPMCTLLTNKRYELLYNCGIQLLHIGRPLAAFECLIEAVQVYHSNPRLWLRIAECCIAANKGTSEQETKGLPSKKGIVQSIVGQGYHRKIVLASQSIQNVVYNDGQSSAIPVASMEFAAICLRNALLLLPEDQQEPKQENGSKTSNQLGGNTENSESSEACSNKSHEGDKFIAAPPSSPLKKQELENLRCSILACSAYVALALGDNLMALNHADKLLQQPKLSGSLKFLGHLYAAEALISLDRISDAITHLNPENVTDVSLGISSNEQDQGSDKGENEAMESSGKQTPQCYPSSVTSARTMMLFNLGSAYCLRSEYDKARKCLHQAASLIHPKEIPPEAILLAVYLELQNGNTQLALQIIKRNQLLPSVKTLSDMRKKPVFQPVHSIQPIQMPAFTTVQRK; encoded by the exons GATCAGGAAAAGGAATTGTCGAGCAGTGCGTTACAAGCTTTTCTG GCTGGGAACTATGATACTTGTTTACAACACCTAAATACCCTTCAAGACATAAACAAAGATGACTACAAAATAACTTTGAATACTGCTGTTGCCGAGTTCTGTAAAAGTAACCAGACTACAACAGATAATTTGAGGCAAACCCTTAACCAGCTGAAGAACCAG GTTCACTCTGTCGTTGAAGAAATGGATGGTCTAGATGACGTTGAGAATAGTATGCTGTACTACAATCAAGCTGTTATTTTGTATCATCTGCGTCAGTATACTGAGGCTATATCGGTTGGGGAGAAGTTGTACCAGTTCATAGAGCCTTTTG AAGAGAAGTTTGCCCAGGCTGTGTGCTTCTTGCTTGTAGACTTATACCTTCTAACTTACCAAGCTGAGAAAGCCTTGCATCTGCTTGCTGTTCTGGAAAAAATGATTTCACAGGGCAATAATAACAGcaagaatggaaaaaatgag TCAGgtaataatacaaataaagatTCCTCAAATCAAAAAGCTGAAAGTGGAGCTTTGATAGAAGTTGCTAAATCTAAGATACATCAG tATAAGGTGAGAGCCTATATCCAGATGAAGTCACTAAAAGCTTGCAAAAGGGAGATCAAGTCTGTTATGAATACAGCTGGGAAT tcagctccttctctctttcttaaGAGCAATTTTGAATATTTGAGGGGCAATTACCGTAAAGCGGTCAAACTTTTAAACAGTGCAAACATTGCTGAACATCCAGGCTTCATGAAAACag GTGAATGCTTAAGGTGTATGTTCTGGAATAATCTTGGCTGCATCCACTTTGCAATGGGAAAGCACAATTTAggaattttttactttaaaaaagccTTGCAAGAAAACGATAATGCATGTGCACAGCTAGGAACGGGCAGCACAGATCCAG gtaaAAAATTTTCAGGGAGACCCATGTGTACGCTACTGACTAACAAAAGGTATGAGTTGCTCTACAATTGTGGAATTCAGCTCTTGCATATTGGGAGGCCCTTAGCTGCCTTTGAATGCCTGATTGAGGCAGTCCAGGTTTATCACTCAAACCCTCGTCTTTGGCTGAGAATAGCAGAATGCTGCATTGCTGCCAATAAAGGG aCATCAGAACAAGAGACTAAAGGTCTTCCCAGCAAAAAGGGAATTGTGCAATCTATAGTAGGTCAAGGCTATCACCGTAAGATAGTCCTAGCGTCCCAGTCAATACAGAATGTTGTTTATAA TGATGGGCAGTCCTCAGCAATACCTGTAGCCAGTATGGAATTTGCAGCAATTTGTCTAAGAAATGCCTTGCTGCTACTGCCAGAAGATCAGCAGGAGccaaagcaggaaaatggaTCTAAAACTAGTAATCAGCTGgggggaaatacagaaaacagcgAAAGCAGTGAAGCATGCAG caATAAAAGTCATGAAGGGGATAAATTCATTGCAGCTCCACCTTCTTCACCTTTGAAGAAACAGGAATTAGAAAATTTAAG gtGCTCAATACTTGCGTGTAGTGCTTACGTGGCTCTGGCTTTGGGTGATAACCTTATGGCGTTGAATCATGCAGATAAACTTCTTCAGCAACCAAAGCTGTCAGGGTCTCTTAA GTTTCTTGGGCATTTGTATGCAGCGGAGGCTCTCATCTCTCTAGACAGAATATCTGATGCCATCACTCACTTGAACCCCGAGAACGTCACTGATGTTTCCCTCGGGATCTCTTCAAATGAGCAGGATCAAG ggtCTGACAAAGGAGAGAATGAGGCAATGGAATCTT ctggcAAGCAGACCCCACAGTGTTACCCCAGTTCAGTCACATCTGCACGGACAATGATGTTATTTAACCTTGGAAGTGCTTACTGTTTGAGGAGTGAATATGACAAAGCTCGAAAATGTCTTCATCAG GCTGCTTCACTGATCCACCCCAAAGAGATCCCTCCAGAGGCTATTCTGCTGGCTGTGTATCTTGAATTACAGAATG GTAACACGCAGCTGGCACTGCAGATCATCAAGAGAAACCAGCTTCTCCCTTCTGTGAAAACACTCTCCGACATGCGGAAGAAGCCTGTTTTTCAGCCAGTCCACTCAATCCAGCCCATTCAGATGCCAGCTTTCACCACTGTTCAAAGGAAGTGA
- the CNOT10 gene encoding CCR4-NOT transcription complex subunit 10 isoform X4 codes for MDGLDDVENSMLYYNQAVILYHLRQYTEAISVGEKLYQFIEPFEEKFAQAVCFLLVDLYLLTYQAEKALHLLAVLEKMISQGNNNSKNGKNESGNNTNKDSSNQKAESGALIEVAKSKIHQYKVRAYIQMKSLKACKREIKSVMNTAGNSAPSLFLKSNFEYLRGNYRKAVKLLNSANIAEHPGFMKTGECLRCMFWNNLGCIHFAMGKHNLGIFYFKKALQENDNACAQLGTGSTDPGKKFSGRPMCTLLTNKRYELLYNCGIQLLHIGRPLAAFECLIEAVQVYHSNPRLWLRIAECCIAANKGTSEQETKGLPSKKGIVQSIVGQGYHRKIVLASQSIQNVVYNDGQSSAIPVASMEFAAICLRNALLLLPEDQQEPKQENGSKTSNQLGGNTENSESSEACSNKSHEGDKFIAAPPSSPLKKQELENLRCSILACSAYVALALGDNLMALNHADKLLQQPKLSGSLKFLGHLYAAEALISLDRISDAITHLNPENVTDVSLGISSNEQDQGSDKGENEAMESSGKQTPQCYPSSVTSARTMMLFNLGSAYCLRSEYDKARKCLHQAASLIHPKEIPPEAILLAVYLELQNGNTQLALQIIKRNQLLPSVKTLSDMRKKPVFQPVHSIQPIQMPAFTTVQRK; via the exons ATGGATGGTCTAGATGACGTTGAGAATAGTATGCTGTACTACAATCAAGCTGTTATTTTGTATCATCTGCGTCAGTATACTGAGGCTATATCGGTTGGGGAGAAGTTGTACCAGTTCATAGAGCCTTTTG AAGAGAAGTTTGCCCAGGCTGTGTGCTTCTTGCTTGTAGACTTATACCTTCTAACTTACCAAGCTGAGAAAGCCTTGCATCTGCTTGCTGTTCTGGAAAAAATGATTTCACAGGGCAATAATAACAGcaagaatggaaaaaatgag TCAGgtaataatacaaataaagatTCCTCAAATCAAAAAGCTGAAAGTGGAGCTTTGATAGAAGTTGCTAAATCTAAGATACATCAG tATAAGGTGAGAGCCTATATCCAGATGAAGTCACTAAAAGCTTGCAAAAGGGAGATCAAGTCTGTTATGAATACAGCTGGGAAT tcagctccttctctctttcttaaGAGCAATTTTGAATATTTGAGGGGCAATTACCGTAAAGCGGTCAAACTTTTAAACAGTGCAAACATTGCTGAACATCCAGGCTTCATGAAAACag GTGAATGCTTAAGGTGTATGTTCTGGAATAATCTTGGCTGCATCCACTTTGCAATGGGAAAGCACAATTTAggaattttttactttaaaaaagccTTGCAAGAAAACGATAATGCATGTGCACAGCTAGGAACGGGCAGCACAGATCCAG gtaaAAAATTTTCAGGGAGACCCATGTGTACGCTACTGACTAACAAAAGGTATGAGTTGCTCTACAATTGTGGAATTCAGCTCTTGCATATTGGGAGGCCCTTAGCTGCCTTTGAATGCCTGATTGAGGCAGTCCAGGTTTATCACTCAAACCCTCGTCTTTGGCTGAGAATAGCAGAATGCTGCATTGCTGCCAATAAAGGG aCATCAGAACAAGAGACTAAAGGTCTTCCCAGCAAAAAGGGAATTGTGCAATCTATAGTAGGTCAAGGCTATCACCGTAAGATAGTCCTAGCGTCCCAGTCAATACAGAATGTTGTTTATAA TGATGGGCAGTCCTCAGCAATACCTGTAGCCAGTATGGAATTTGCAGCAATTTGTCTAAGAAATGCCTTGCTGCTACTGCCAGAAGATCAGCAGGAGccaaagcaggaaaatggaTCTAAAACTAGTAATCAGCTGgggggaaatacagaaaacagcgAAAGCAGTGAAGCATGCAG caATAAAAGTCATGAAGGGGATAAATTCATTGCAGCTCCACCTTCTTCACCTTTGAAGAAACAGGAATTAGAAAATTTAAG gtGCTCAATACTTGCGTGTAGTGCTTACGTGGCTCTGGCTTTGGGTGATAACCTTATGGCGTTGAATCATGCAGATAAACTTCTTCAGCAACCAAAGCTGTCAGGGTCTCTTAA GTTTCTTGGGCATTTGTATGCAGCGGAGGCTCTCATCTCTCTAGACAGAATATCTGATGCCATCACTCACTTGAACCCCGAGAACGTCACTGATGTTTCCCTCGGGATCTCTTCAAATGAGCAGGATCAAG ggtCTGACAAAGGAGAGAATGAGGCAATGGAATCTT ctggcAAGCAGACCCCACAGTGTTACCCCAGTTCAGTCACATCTGCACGGACAATGATGTTATTTAACCTTGGAAGTGCTTACTGTTTGAGGAGTGAATATGACAAAGCTCGAAAATGTCTTCATCAG GCTGCTTCACTGATCCACCCCAAAGAGATCCCTCCAGAGGCTATTCTGCTGGCTGTGTATCTTGAATTACAGAATG GTAACACGCAGCTGGCACTGCAGATCATCAAGAGAAACCAGCTTCTCCCTTCTGTGAAAACACTCTCCGACATGCGGAAGAAGCCTGTTTTTCAGCCAGTCCACTCAATCCAGCCCATTCAGATGCCAGCTTTCACCACTGTTCAAAGGAAGTGA
- the CNOT10 gene encoding CCR4-NOT transcription complex subunit 10 isoform X2, with protein sequence MKQRWELWEDILHTVLVCSDQGTEKHEGAGTSGITDQEKELSSSALQAFLAGNYDTCLQHLNTLQDINKDDYKITLNTAVAEFCKSNQTTTDNLRQTLNQLKNQVHSVVEEMDGLDDVENSMLYYNQAVILYHLRQYTEAISVGEKLYQFIEPFEEKFAQAVCFLLVDLYLLTYQAEKALHLLAVLEKMISQGNNNSKNGKNESGNNTNKDSSNQKAESGALIEVAKSKIHQYKVRAYIQMKSLKACKREIKSVMNTAGNSAPSLFLKSNFEYLRGNYRKAVKLLNSANIAEHPGFMKTGECLRCMFWNNLGCIHFAMGKHNLGIFYFKKALQENDNACAQLGTGSTDPGKKFSGRPMCTLLTNKRYELLYNCGIQLLHIGRPLAAFECLIEAVQVYHSNPRLWLRIAECCIAANKGTSEQETKGLPSKKGIVQSIVGQGYHRKIVLASQSIQNVVYNDGQSSAIPVASMEFAAICLRNALLLLPEDQQEPKQENGSKTSNQLGGNTENSESSEACSNKSHEGDKFIAAPPSSPLKKQELENLRCSILACSAYVALALGDNLMALNHADKLLQQPKLSGSLKFLGHLYAAEALISLDRISDAITHLNPENVTDVSLGISSNEQDQGSDKGENEAMESSGKQTPQCYPSSVTSARTMMLFNLGSAYCLRSEYDKARKCLHQAASLIHPKEIPPEAILLAVYLELQNGNTQLALQIIKRNQLLPSVKTLSDMRKKPVFQPVHSIQPIQMPAFTTVQRK encoded by the exons GATCAGGAAAAGGAATTGTCGAGCAGTGCGTTACAAGCTTTTCTG GCTGGGAACTATGATACTTGTTTACAACACCTAAATACCCTTCAAGACATAAACAAAGATGACTACAAAATAACTTTGAATACTGCTGTTGCCGAGTTCTGTAAAAGTAACCAGACTACAACAGATAATTTGAGGCAAACCCTTAACCAGCTGAAGAACCAG GTTCACTCTGTCGTTGAAGAAATGGATGGTCTAGATGACGTTGAGAATAGTATGCTGTACTACAATCAAGCTGTTATTTTGTATCATCTGCGTCAGTATACTGAGGCTATATCGGTTGGGGAGAAGTTGTACCAGTTCATAGAGCCTTTTG AAGAGAAGTTTGCCCAGGCTGTGTGCTTCTTGCTTGTAGACTTATACCTTCTAACTTACCAAGCTGAGAAAGCCTTGCATCTGCTTGCTGTTCTGGAAAAAATGATTTCACAGGGCAATAATAACAGcaagaatggaaaaaatgag TCAGgtaataatacaaataaagatTCCTCAAATCAAAAAGCTGAAAGTGGAGCTTTGATAGAAGTTGCTAAATCTAAGATACATCAG tATAAGGTGAGAGCCTATATCCAGATGAAGTCACTAAAAGCTTGCAAAAGGGAGATCAAGTCTGTTATGAATACAGCTGGGAAT tcagctccttctctctttcttaaGAGCAATTTTGAATATTTGAGGGGCAATTACCGTAAAGCGGTCAAACTTTTAAACAGTGCAAACATTGCTGAACATCCAGGCTTCATGAAAACag GTGAATGCTTAAGGTGTATGTTCTGGAATAATCTTGGCTGCATCCACTTTGCAATGGGAAAGCACAATTTAggaattttttactttaaaaaagccTTGCAAGAAAACGATAATGCATGTGCACAGCTAGGAACGGGCAGCACAGATCCAG gtaaAAAATTTTCAGGGAGACCCATGTGTACGCTACTGACTAACAAAAGGTATGAGTTGCTCTACAATTGTGGAATTCAGCTCTTGCATATTGGGAGGCCCTTAGCTGCCTTTGAATGCCTGATTGAGGCAGTCCAGGTTTATCACTCAAACCCTCGTCTTTGGCTGAGAATAGCAGAATGCTGCATTGCTGCCAATAAAGGG aCATCAGAACAAGAGACTAAAGGTCTTCCCAGCAAAAAGGGAATTGTGCAATCTATAGTAGGTCAAGGCTATCACCGTAAGATAGTCCTAGCGTCCCAGTCAATACAGAATGTTGTTTATAA TGATGGGCAGTCCTCAGCAATACCTGTAGCCAGTATGGAATTTGCAGCAATTTGTCTAAGAAATGCCTTGCTGCTACTGCCAGAAGATCAGCAGGAGccaaagcaggaaaatggaTCTAAAACTAGTAATCAGCTGgggggaaatacagaaaacagcgAAAGCAGTGAAGCATGCAG caATAAAAGTCATGAAGGGGATAAATTCATTGCAGCTCCACCTTCTTCACCTTTGAAGAAACAGGAATTAGAAAATTTAAG gtGCTCAATACTTGCGTGTAGTGCTTACGTGGCTCTGGCTTTGGGTGATAACCTTATGGCGTTGAATCATGCAGATAAACTTCTTCAGCAACCAAAGCTGTCAGGGTCTCTTAA GTTTCTTGGGCATTTGTATGCAGCGGAGGCTCTCATCTCTCTAGACAGAATATCTGATGCCATCACTCACTTGAACCCCGAGAACGTCACTGATGTTTCCCTCGGGATCTCTTCAAATGAGCAGGATCAAG ggtCTGACAAAGGAGAGAATGAGGCAATGGAATCTT ctggcAAGCAGACCCCACAGTGTTACCCCAGTTCAGTCACATCTGCACGGACAATGATGTTATTTAACCTTGGAAGTGCTTACTGTTTGAGGAGTGAATATGACAAAGCTCGAAAATGTCTTCATCAG GCTGCTTCACTGATCCACCCCAAAGAGATCCCTCCAGAGGCTATTCTGCTGGCTGTGTATCTTGAATTACAGAATG GTAACACGCAGCTGGCACTGCAGATCATCAAGAGAAACCAGCTTCTCCCTTCTGTGAAAACACTCTCCGACATGCGGAAGAAGCCTGTTTTTCAGCCAGTCCACTCAATCCAGCCCATTCAGATGCCAGCTTTCACCACTGTTCAAAGGAAGTGA